In Citrus sinensis cultivar Valencia sweet orange chromosome 2, DVS_A1.0, whole genome shotgun sequence, a single genomic region encodes these proteins:
- the LOC102616078 gene encoding zinc finger protein SHOOT GRAVITROPISM 5-like: MLENNINIIAPSSSSDPFSSSENGALAIHNKRKRKPAGTPDPDAEVVSLSPKTLLESDRYVCEICNQGFQRDQNLQMHRRRHKVPWKLLKRETQEVRKRVFVCPEPSCLHHDPCHALGDLVGIKKHFRRKHSNHKQWVCDKCNKGYAVQSDYKAHLKTCGTRGHSCDCGRVFSRVESFIEHQDACTMRRVQQPESQAMHAQPACSSRTASSTSPSSDANFSIPPALPGLPLQKPGEPVFLYSSRSNASISDHQQEHNLELQLLPSSSNSNATRTSYENYATHLKLSIGSSDSGGENSESNKLISSDATACEPSLEAKKLKEFANEQLKLAMAEKAYAEEARQQAKRQIEMAELEFANAKRIRQQAQSELEKALALKEQATKKISATIMQVTCQACKHQFQASTSMAPPCDETSLAMSYMSSATTEGEGE; encoded by the exons ATGTTAGAAAACAACATCAATATTATTGctccttcttcatcttctgaTCCTTTCTCCTCTTCAGAAAATGGTGCTCTCGCTATTCAtaacaaaaggaaaagaaaaccaGCAGGCACCCCAG ATCCGGATGCAGAGGTGGTTTCTTTATCACCCAAGACCTTGTTAGAATCAGACAGATATGTATGTGAGATCTGCAACCAAGGGTTTCAAAGAGACCAAAACCTGCAAATGCATAGAAGAAGGCACAAGGTGCCATGGAAGTTGCTGAAGAGAGAAACACAAGAAGTGAGGAAGAGGGTTTTTGTTTGTCCAGAGCCAAGCTGCTTGCACCATGACCCTTGTCATGCTTTGGGAGATCTTGTTGGTATCAAAAAGCACTTTAGAAGGAAGCACAGCAACCACAAGCAGTGGGTTTGTGACAAGTGCAATAAAGGATATGCTGTTCAATCTGATTACAAAGCACATCTCAAAACTTGTGGTACTAGAGGCCATTCTTGTGACTGTGGCCGAGTGTTTTCCAG GGTTGAAAGTTTCATTGAACACCAAGATGCTTGCACTATGCGGCGAGTCCAGCAGCCTGAATCGCAGGCAATGCATGCTCAGCCGGCTTGTTCATCAAGAACTGCTTCAAGTACAAGTCCATCGAGTGATGCCAATTTCAGCATACCACCAGCTTTGCCAGGACTGCCGTTGCAAAAGCCCGGAGAGCCCGTTTTCTTGTACTCTAGTCGAAGCAATGCTTCAATCTCTGATCATCAACAAGAACACAATCTTGAGCTTCAGCTGCTACCATCATCATCGAACTCCAATGCAACACGAACTTCGTATGAAAACTATGCAACCCATTTGAAGCTTTCTATTGGGTCAAGTGACAGCGGCGGCGAAAACAGTGAATCAAATAAGCTCATCAGTTCGGATGCAACTGCCTGCGAGCCTTCGTTGGaagcaaaaaaattgaaagagtttGCTAACGAGCAGCTAAAGTTAGCCATGGCTGAAAAGGCATATGCTGAAGAGGCTAGACAGCAAGCCAAGAGGCAGATAGAGATGGCCGAGCTTGAGTTTGCAAATGCTAAAAGGATTAGGCAACAAGCACAATCTGAACTTGAAAAGGCTCTAGCTTTGAAAGAGCAAGCTACAAAGAAGATCAGTGCTACTATCATGCAAGTTACTTGCCAAGCTTGCAAGCATCAATTTCAAGCATCAACATCGATGGCGCCTCCTTGTGATGAAACCTCTCTTGCCATGAGTTACATGTCCTCAGCAACTACCGAAGGAGAAGGagagtga
- the LOC102621636 gene encoding PHD finger protein MALE STERILITY 1, with amino-acid sequence MPCWSFQLEVRGHPPFHVFLFVIEEPVEASMDHQCKHCRYVGWGHHMVCIKKYHFILPSKNMAAAYLNFQGNEGEDAGMLSNLMQLQGHAMHGVFHSNGFGHLLCVNGVETGSDLTGHQIMDFWDRLCSGLQARKVSLYDISRKKGMELRLLHVVAYSQSWFGHWGYKFGRGSFGVTQPMYQKAIEAMRGMPLCLLLNHLGHLNPDIPLIFTRYQTLSDHFLATLGDLFHFLLDLKSRLPKENCNFGSYNPGILVETNCRWSAKRVEMATRVIVESLKRAESRWVSRQEVRDVARSYVGDTGLLDFVLKSLGNHIVGKYLVRRSLNPVTKVLEYCLEDISNVFPEQDLVLGNSKTKTRYKISVAQLMKDVRILYKLILHDQKPATSSGIFSGISVASRIILDTKYFVKECCRDQVSSTKPGLDLEGKLKLYCTVILRDSENPNGGRNNSAMQPYECVTIKNNATFDELKLEVQRNFRELYWGLRSFVIESIVNVNATGTDLVCGFVEVGRRIVFEGSNSERGIVYGQIYENGMVNCVVECACGADEDDGERMVSCDICEVWQHTRCARIPNNEEIPHIFLCNRCEQEIVHLSSLP; translated from the exons ATGCCATGTTGGTCATTTCAACTTGAAGTCCGTGGCCATCCTCCATTCCAtgtctttttatttgtcatcGAGGAACCAGTTGAGGCGTCAATGGATCATCAATGCAAGCACTGCCGCTACGTTG GCTGGGGACACCATATGGTTTGTATTAAGAagtatcattttattttgccCTCAAAGAACATGGCTGCTGCTTATTTAAACTTCCAAGGCAATGAAGGTGAAGATGCTGGTATGTTGTCGAATTTAATGCAACTACAGGGCCATGCCATGCATGGTGTTTTCCACTCAAACGGGTTCGGGCATTTGCTGTGTGTCAATGGTGTTGAAACGGGTTCGGACTTGACCGGACACCAGATCATGGATTTCTGGGATCGTTTGTGTAGTGGATTACAAGCAAG GAAAGTGAGTTTGTATGACATTTCAAGGAAGAAAGGCATGGAATTGAGGCTTCTTCATGTAGTTGCATATAGCCAGTCATGGTTTGGTCATTGGGGCTACAAATTTGGGCGTGGCAGCTTTGGTGTTACTCAACCCATGTACCAAAAAGCAATAGAAGCAATGCGGGGCATGCCTCTGTGCTTGCTTCTTAATCACCTCGGACATTTGAATCCAGACATTCCACTCATTTTCACAAGATATCAGACACTATCGGACCATTTTTTGGCCACGCTTGGTGATCTTTTCCATTTCTTGCTGGACCTCAAGTCCAGGCTTCCGaaagaaaattgtaattttggtTCTTACAATCCTGGAATCCTAGTGGAAACTAACTGTAGATGGTCTGCCAAGAGAGTCGAAATGGCTACTCGAGTGATCGTTGAATCACTGAAAAGAGCTGAATCCAGGTGGGTTTCCAGGCAAGAAGTTAGGGATGTTGCTCGTTCTTATGTTGGTGACACAGGATTGCTAGATTTCGTGCTGAAATCTCTTGGAAACCACATAGTGGGGAAATATTTGGTTCGCCGCAGCTTGAATCCTGTGACGAAAGTTCTTGAGTATTGCTTGGAAGATATTTCCAATGTATTTCCTGAACAGGATTTGGTGCTCGGCAATTCAAAGACAAAGACTCGGTACAAGATTTCAGTGGCTCAATTGATGAAGGACGTGCGCATTTTGTACAAGCTTATTTTGCATGATCAAAAGCCGGCAACGAGCTCAGGAATTTTCAGTGGGATATCAGTGGCTTCCAGGATAATTCTTGACACCAAATACTTTGTTAAAGAATGTTGTCGAGACCAGGTTTCTTCTACTAAACCTGGATTGGACCTGGAAGGGAAATTAAAGCTCTATTGCACGGTTATATTAAGAGACAGTGAAAATCCAAATGGAGGACGAAACAATAGCGCAATGCAGCCGTACGAATGTGTCACAATAAAGAACAATGCCACATTTGATGAGCTTAAGCTAGAAGTGCAAAGGAACTTTAGAGAATTGTATTGGGGATTGAGGAGTTTCGTGATCGAATCAATAGTGAATGTGAATGCCACTGGCACAGATTTGGTTTGTGGGTTTGTTGAAGTGGGTAGAAGAATTGTTTTTGAAGGAAGCAACAGCGAGAGAGGAATTGTTTATGGccaaatatatgaaaatggGATGGTAAATTGTGTTGTAGAATGTGCTTGCGGTGCTGACGAGGATGATGGTGAAAGAATGGTTTCTTGCGATATTTGTGAAGTTTGGCAGCACACACGGTGTGCTCGCATTCCTAACAATGAGGAAATTCcccatatttttctttgcaatCGGTGCGAGCAAGAGATTGTACATCTATCTTCTTTACCATAG